The DNA sequence ATCGATGCGCTCATCAAACAAGACATCGCCGATACGAAAACACTTGGTGTCAATGCAACACCAGAGTTTTTTGTCAATGGAAAGCCACTCACAAAGTTTGGATACAAAGAGCTTCAAGCACTCATTGAATCCGAGCTTTAAGAGCGATTACCCCTGTTTTGGAGGCATGATTTCATTGTAACCATGAAGTCTAATGTCACGACGTCTTTGAGCGTCATGGCAACGCCTCTTTTCCACATCGCTCTCTGGTACAAAGGTTGGCACAGGTGTGGGCCTTCCTTTGTCATCAACGGCAACCATCGTAAAAAAACAGCTGTTCGTATGGGTTGCTATCCCTTTTTGAATATTTTCTGCAATAACTTTAATACCAACTTCCATCGATGTTTTGCCCGTATAATTAACACTCGCTAAAAACGTCACCAGCGTTCCAACAGGGATTGACTGTTTAAAGATGACTTGATCAACGGACATCGTCACAACATAACCACCACAATAGCGTGATGCACACGCATACGCTACTTGATCGAGAAGTTTTAAAAGATCTCCTCCATGAACATTGCCAGAAAAATTGGCTTTATCGGGTGTCATTAAAACAGACATACTTAATGTGTGTCGCTCAAAAGGCGTGGATAGCATCTAATTTTTTTCCTTTTTTATC is a window from the Sulfurospirillum oryzae genome containing:
- a CDS encoding acyl-CoA thioesterase; this translates as MLSTPFERHTLSMSVLMTPDKANFSGNVHGGDLLKLLDQVAYACASRYCGGYVVTMSVDQVIFKQSIPVGTLVTFLASVNYTGKTSMEVGIKVIAENIQKGIATHTNSCFFTMVAVDDKGRPTPVPTFVPESDVEKRRCHDAQRRRDIRLHGYNEIMPPKQG